The following coding sequences are from one Candidatus Kinetoplastibacterium galatii TCC219 window:
- the rnhB gene encoding ribonuclease HII, translating into MTCYKLSDISNFSHIIAGVDEAGRGALAGPVYAAAVILDERSPIEGLADSKKLSPKKREYLSKLIKQKSLCWSISSIEASEIDNLDILQATMSAMKNSVLKLQILPDIVLIDGNQTPELEYKVLTIVNGDNLVPAISAASILAKTERDREMLNLHCLYPHYLFNKHKGYGTEEHITLLKKYGPCKEHRKSFSPIKNFTNFTSINLR; encoded by the coding sequence ATGACTTGTTATAAATTAAGTGATATAAGTAATTTTTCACATATTATTGCTGGTGTTGATGAGGCTGGTAGAGGTGCATTGGCTGGACCGGTATATGCTGCAGCTGTTATATTAGATGAAAGATCCCCTATTGAAGGTTTGGCTGACTCTAAAAAACTCTCTCCCAAAAAACGTGAATATTTATCTAAATTAATAAAACAGAAATCATTGTGCTGGAGTATTTCTAGTATTGAGGCTAGCGAGATAGATAATTTAGATATTTTGCAAGCAACTATGTCTGCTATGAAGAACTCAGTATTAAAATTGCAAATATTGCCAGATATTGTTCTAATTGATGGCAATCAAACTCCAGAGTTAGAATATAAAGTACTAACAATAGTAAATGGAGATAATCTCGTACCTGCTATATCTGCAGCTTCCATATTAGCAAAAACAGAAAGGGACAGAGAAATGTTAAATTTACATTGTCTATATCCACATTATCTGTTTAATAAACATAAAGGATATGGAACGGAAGAACATATTACTTTATTAAAAAAATATGGGCCATGTAAAGAACATAGAAAAAGTTTTTCTCCAATAAAGAATTTTACCAATTTTACAAGTATTAACTTACGCTAA
- the ppsR gene encoding posphoenolpyruvate synthetase regulatory kinase/phosphorylase PpsR: MNQEIIERTVYLVSDSTGITAETFSNAVLSQFDDTIKFKQIHLPFIFSIEKAKEVVSRINQNALDTGNQPIVFSTLVNHEIMNTVRSANGIFLDIFGTFVSNIEQLIGHKSNNSIGRSHNVTNTEKYRNRIDAINFSLSHDDGQFVHQLNQADVILIGVSRCGKTPTSLYLAMQYAIKAANFPLTPDDFERNTLPSTIIPYKNKLFGLSIHPERLSEVRNERRPNSSYSTIEQCRYEVTESEKMMRRDGIPWLSTTTKSIEEIATTVLQEIGLNRRLA; encoded by the coding sequence ATGAATCAAGAAATAATAGAAAGAACTGTGTATCTTGTTTCAGACAGCACAGGTATAACAGCCGAAACATTCAGTAATGCTGTTTTGTCACAGTTCGACGATACCATTAAATTCAAACAAATACACTTACCATTCATATTTTCTATAGAAAAAGCAAAAGAAGTAGTTAGCAGAATTAATCAAAATGCACTTGATACTGGCAATCAACCTATCGTATTTAGCACATTAGTAAATCATGAAATAATGAATACAGTACGCAGTGCGAACGGAATATTTTTAGATATATTTGGCACATTTGTAAGTAACATAGAGCAGCTTATCGGTCATAAATCTAATAATTCTATTGGGAGATCTCATAATGTAACAAATACGGAAAAATATCGTAACAGAATAGATGCCATAAATTTCAGCTTATCGCACGATGATGGTCAATTCGTACATCAATTAAATCAAGCTGATGTTATTTTAATAGGAGTTTCACGTTGTGGGAAAACCCCAACTAGTCTATATCTAGCTATGCAATATGCAATAAAAGCTGCAAATTTTCCATTAACACCAGATGATTTTGAAAGAAATACTTTACCCTCCACAATAATTCCGTATAAGAATAAACTTTTTGGTTTGTCAATACATCCAGAGAGACTATCTGAAGTTAGAAATGAAAGACGTCCTAATAGCTCTTATTCAACTATAGAACAATGTCGTTATGAAGTTACGGAATCAGAAAAAATGATGAGAAGAGATGGTATACCATGGTTATCAACAACTACAAAATCAATTGAAGAAATAGCCACAACTGTTTTACAAGAAATTGGTCTAAATCGTAGATTAGCGTAA